The genomic interval AAAGATAGCAAAAGGCTCCTGGAGATCTACGTGAAGCGAAGCCTGAGCCTGAATGATGGAGCCCGGCCTTCACCTTACCAAGAGCGCCGGACAAGCAAGTGGATCACCCTCGCTGAGAAAAATAAGAGAGAACGTAAACACTCAAGTGATACCTCCATTCACCTAAAAGCATTGGACTCAGAAGAGAACCTTGATAAAGATGAGGCCTTTTCTGAGCCAGAAACAAGGAACAAGGCCCAGACATTCGAGAAAAAAACTAAACGGTGGAAGAAAAGAGGCACTCTCAGAAGAAATGATGGATCTTCTGCATCTCATAGGTCTGATGGGAAGCCCAAGAAGTGGTTTTTAACctttgaaaaagaaaagcaggaTGGTAAACAGTCAAATAAAACCTGTAAACAAGAATCAGATGATAATAGGGATAAGGTTTTATCACATACCCCTGTAGCTGACCAGCTGGAGAGCTCAACAGAGTCAAAGAAGCCAAAAGAGAGTAAGAAGAATAAGAAATCCTCTATATGGAAGAGTCTACTAGGATGGTTTTCCATAGGGAATAGTGATAAGCAAGAGGAACATGAAGGAGAGGAAAAGACAGCTGTAGAAACAGTCCCTCTCCCAGAGCCCTCAAATCACCCAGCTTCCTGCCTGCCTTTCCCTGATGTCCTCTCCAGTGGTGATGTCCCCAACCTGCGTCGCAAACAGCCTAGAAGAAAATGGTCCCAGAGAAGGCCATCACTAAAGAGACGCAGCAGGGAAATGGGGCTAGATAGAGCCACTGGGAGACCAATAACTCTAGACCTGTCTACAGATACCTACGAATCTTCAGTGAAATGTAGGTCGTATATCGTATTTTTATGGTAACAAGAAATTTAACTTAAAATTCAATAGATAAGACCAATACTGTATTCAGAGAAtcgtttatttaacattaaatatttacactatATTTGTGTATAGGATTTTGTGCTCATTTCATCAAATGAAATTAAAGTTGCAAAAGTTCAAATGAAaactaaaatgacattttttttgcAGCAATTGAGGAAGTAGAGCCCACTAACTCCTACTATGAGAAAATGTCAGAGGAGCTACAGAAGATTGTGCATGAGGTGAAAAACAGTCCAGTAGAGGAAAACCGGACTTTCAATGGGGAAGGTCAACTCATGGACATAAATGGCTTGCCAAGTGAGAACTGCTTTTTGCTTAAGGAATAATTATGTCGTGGCTAAACTATGTATTCACACTCAATTTCTTACTTTAACAGTGTCTCGGGAGGAAGTTATTGAGAGGATTGTTGCTTTGATAAAGCAGCAAGGGGATGTCATGGATGTCAAGGTGAGGTTTTTCCACTGAACATTATACTGTCCTTCACTTAGATCTGGCCTTCCAAAAAGCTTTATATGTTCCTTTGAAAAATAACATTACATGAGTTAAAACCTTGAAATCTACTTAAAACTGAACCTCTTTACTCTTCCCCACAGCTGAAGGAGAATCCCACCATTAACTCCTACTTCAGTATGCTTTCCTATGGATCCTTCCAACAGTTGGCAGACCAGTACGTACAGTCTGAGCTTCCCCAGCAGATTAGCCAGACTCCGGTAGCAGCTCCAGAGCTGGTAAAGTTTGCCTTCACACTGGACTTTACTGCTAGGGTGGCTGGTCTCTCTCGACATGCTCCAGGACATATTCTAGGCTTTGGAAACCAGTACCTAAAGGATCGGTTCACTTATATGAGTGAGAGCCATCCTCACCTCAATGACAACACGTCAGAGGAATAGAAAAACTCAGAGGAGAGCTCTATCAAATGATGAATAGTGGGTCTGAGGTCTTTATCAAAACATGACTTTTCTGCTTTAATACTGATGTAGCTAAACCATATtgatgtttgtgttcatttctgTCTAACATATTTAAGTACATTATGCATCATCAAttccatttaaaggaacattagataagcttttttatttttgctcctgggcttcccctacagttacagagtgtaatttttacagcactgtcctgaaattggAATGAGGGTGGTTCCATACCATccaattttaatgtaaatatctagtgttcctttaaacatttGAAGCTTATCTTGTAGGTCATGTATTATCTAGTAAACTactaattattaaatatattagctTTTAACaaattactatatatatatatatatatatatatatatatatatatatatatatatatatgcaagtTATGTAGCAAAAAGCGAGACAAAATGTGTGCACAAACATATTTGATCCCTTTACGGGCTAAAAAAGTTGTTTCATGACCTCTTGAGATTGTAGGACCTGCAGAAGGTCGTGGCAAAATGACACAACATATCTTCTGACCTCTGAGTAACTTTAAAGGCTGTGAAAAGAAGCTGTAAATTCCAGACATCATATAAGCTAACTAATGCTAATAGTTAGTTAGTTCCTGCTCTTATTGAGACATACTGTGGCATAAGTCAGGACACTTTGCAAGCTGCCGTGATTGTCAGCTGACTCTCACACTACACAGAAATGTCAGGTTATTCCCTGTGCAGCAGCtagtggaatttttttttcttaattttgtaGTAGTATGTACtatttgaaaacattttgtgttttgttctaAGGATACAAGTGTAAGGAAAATATAGTCAACTAGACAGTGAAGTAATTCCCTGTAAAACAATACTGTGACGTAAATGTGAACCAGCCATGCAAGTTTCtgaacaaatatgtaattacagGTTATTTGCTGGAGTGTGTAGGTGTCCTTGCAAATATCTAAGCTCTTGAAAACATTGTAAAACACTGTGAAAAATTTATATAATGCTGTACTATGTTCATTAGCACTTTAGCCATTATACCCCAGAATTATGCTGTGTATGCAGGCGTACACAAAATAAGATTACAAAGAATGATTACCAATAaacttatttttgtaaattgtgATTAATTTCCTTTTTTGACACATTTGAAATCAGATTCCACTGATTACGGTAAGGCCAAGCACTAGATACACCATATGGACAAAAGTATTTGGACACACCTCCTAATCATTGAATTCGGGTGTTTCTTTCAGTTCCAATGCCAAAGGTTTTTAAATTACTGGTGGAAAAAATAGGTTCTATGCTCAGCTGTGAGTGGTATTattgaaatgtgaaatgtgtgttGCACAGTTCAACTAAACTGCACTGTACATAGGTGGAAAGACATAGTAGCCGGAAACTTTCCACTAGGGGAAAAAGCACTGATGAAATGAAGTGTGCTGGTAATAAACATCTACATGATTTGACAAGACATACCTGTTATACTTGATCTCTTCCAGTGAAACCTTGTAGATGATTAGTTACAGAGCTCACGTCATTGTCAAAACACGTACAGCCTTATAAAGAACAGCAACCTGTTGAGTGCTCAGTCATAAAAACAGTGCTTATTTCACATGCACATGATAAATGCACTATTTGTCTGTACCAGTGTGGTTAGGTCAGTCAGTTATTCTCTCATAAAATATTGGCAAGGCCTAGGTAATAAAACATGTGCCTTTATAATCTCTGACCTGGCAGACAAAGAAAATAACAGTGGTAGGCAAAGAGTAGAACAGACATGAGTAGGACACCAGTAAACAAGACAAGATATGTAATGTCCAGATGCTGTACTGAATAAAATACAGAgaataaaaatacttttaatgaAATATGATACATGTTTGAtctattatttttaatgcatactttgcagttctacaattactgcAGTCCATTTCCCTGAAAACCTTGTAAGGTCCGTTCACCCTGATCTTTAATTGCTAGGACTCttacagaaccaccacagagcaagtattaTTTGAGtgatggattattctcagcgctgcagtaatACGACGTGGTGATGC from Hoplias malabaricus isolate fHopMal1 chromosome 3, fHopMal1.hap1, whole genome shotgun sequence carries:
- the LOC136692845 gene encoding uncharacterized protein; amino-acid sequence: MTLTEQAAQPSPQVLLVGEKDSKRLLEIYVKRSLSLNDGARPSPYQERRTSKWITLAEKNKRERKHSSDTSIHLKALDSEENLDKDEAFSEPETRNKAQTFEKKTKRWKKRGTLRRNDGSSASHRSDGKPKKWFLTFEKEKQDGKQSNKTCKQESDDNRDKVLSHTPVADQLESSTESKKPKESKKNKKSSIWKSLLGWFSIGNSDKQEEHEGEEKTAVETVPLPEPSNHPASCLPFPDVLSSGDVPNLRRKQPRRKWSQRRPSLKRRSREMGLDRATGRPITLDLSTDTYESSVKSIEEVEPTNSYYEKMSEELQKIVHEVKNSPVEENRTFNGEGQLMDINGLPMSREEVIERIVALIKQQGDVMDVKLKENPTINSYFSMLSYGSFQQLADQYVQSELPQQISQTPVAAPELVKFAFTLDFTARVAGLSRHAPGHILGFGNQYLKDRFTYMSESHPHLNDNTSEE